The DNA sequence TGAACCCAGCAGGCACACCAGGTGGTTCACTAATATCTCTATCTGTTGTTATTAGCTTACGACTCCCTTTCTAACATTTCAACATGGCATTGATTCCCACTGAAGTGTTATGGTTATACACAAAGCCTTTTGCTAAGAAATTTCTACATCCAGTTTTACAGGCCAGCTGCAGTGTATTTTCTGTTAAGTTTAGATCTTAAGATTTGCAACAAGATTAATTTTCTGCGTCTCTTGACATACACAGGACAGAAATATGTGATAAGTAGAGAAATACGAGAAGACACCaaatcagatacatttttacGCCTCTTTTAAAGTCGATTTATCATTTTAAGTTGGCAGACCTTAAATCAAAGCCCCTTATAGTGGAGATCACCAGTTTTTGCTGTAAGTGATGTAAACATACCCCACCTGCCTTGTTCTTTCTCTGCCCCTCTGTGCAGGAGGTCAAAGTCAACTGGGCCACAACGCCAACCAGccagaaaaaagacacaagtaGTGAGTACAAGTACTCCTCAATGGAAATATTTGATGACATTAATACATGGGAAAAGTCTGTTTCACGAGAAAGTGTTAATATGTCTAACTGGTGCTGTAGTAATTTCACTTGTCTGGAATGTGGTTTTGCAAAGATGGCTGTCCTTTATCTCCTTTCTCTTTTAACAGACTGTGATTAAATTCTTGGCTGAAATTCGCAATCACTGAAGACATATTAAAGCTTTGAATACAATATGTATTGTAACATATGGTATGTCAAAACTCTGTTCCCCCCATAGATCATTTTCATGTCTTCGTTGGAGACCTAAGCCCAGAAATAACTACAGAAGACGTCAAAGCTGCCTTCGGTCCGTTTGGCAGGATATCGTAAGTTTTAAGCTTTACTGACACTGATGATCAAGATTAGAGGGGAAATTGATGGGGAAGCATACTAAAAAACCCTCAAGGAAACAAATTGTGCATGTCTTGGGTAGGTAAATTAATGGTGAATTTGCCCTTGGAAATAAGATGTGTGATTTAAATTTGAGAGTTATTGAGGAAAACTGAACTGCTACTCTTTTATACCTTCAGTGCTGTCAAGCATTGTgttttgctgcatgtttttaatATAACAACTATTGGTCTGTTTGTCCACAGAGATGCTCGTGTTGTGAAGGATATGGCTACAGGGAAATCTAAAGGCTATGGCTTTGTGTCTTTCTTCAACAAATGGGTTAGTACAGAGCCAAGTTAACTGACCAAATTATTACACTTACTTCTgtcttttatataaaacatttgggATGTCTTTGAAGCTGCatcagacattttcacacacattactgtgttcagtgtttctaAAGAtatgtattttagatttttacgTCATTAGACTCCAGCTTGAAGGAATAACATGATTTCCTCTTTGTTCCAGGACGCAGAGAATGCCATTCAGCAGATGGGGGGTCAGTGGTTAGGAGGCAGACAGATTCGAACTAACTGGGCCACAAGAAAGCCTCCTGCTCCAAAGACCACCTATGAAAGTGCGTTGTGATGAATGTATATGTTTTTCGTGTTTACACTGGATGTTGGTTTCATGTGTTAACAGTCACactgtttctgtcttctcctgGCAGATAACTCCAAGCACCTATCCTTTGATGAAGTAGTGAATCAGTCCAGCCCCAGTAACTGCACTGTGTATTGTGGCGGAGTTAGCACAGGACTGACAGGTACTGTATACCATTGCTATCATCAGTATTAAGGGTTGACTGATAGCAGTTTTCCAGGGCCAATGCTGATTATTAGAAATGAAGGAGCCTGGAAATGACATTTAGAACCAATATTAATTtccaataaaaatgtaaaatatgtgtggAGAGCATTAACACTTATTTGACACTTCCAAGATCTAACGGCTGTAGTCTTTCCTTGTGGACTTCATAGCAATTTAGTGCTTTAGCTTTTACAGCTGTTTGTACACATGCATGTTATATTAGTGTTccaaaatgaaatgcagttgcatatttttttgttggaaaatgtgacattttctcgGAAGAAGCCCCAAACCGCCCGCCAAGTACATCCTCTGCAGATGTAgggtgttctgtgttctgttctgtggtACGTAGACATAAATGATGTCATGCTGTTGACACACAGGCGATATTTGGCAGGTAGCAGGATCAATTCAATAGGGGTTTCGTCTCTTCGGGGGAATTGTTGATATAATTAAAAGATTAAGTAATGTCTGTGCTATCTATTTATTATTCACTACAAAATTTTAGCTTAGGTTATTATGCTCGGAGAGGTCATTCTAAAGCCCTGTGGTGTTACCGGCAAAATTGTGACCAGCTGTGAATCAAAATTTACAACCAACTAGAGACTCGTACTTGAAGGTGTTAGAATGCAAGTCCCTGATGTCGCAAGCGTTTTTAATGAGCCCACGTAAAAACACTATCTGATGTTCCCTTTCTGTTTGGCTTTCAGAGCAACTGATGAGACAGACCTTCTCTCCCTTTGGACAAATCATGGAAATCAGAGTTTTCCCGGACAAAGGCTATTCATTTGTGAGGTGTGTGGAgagtttcatatttttcttttcttgagaACAAGGTCAAAGTAGGACGAACTAGTTCCTGATCCTTTTCTATTCTAGGCATATAATCAAGAAATGAACAGTTTGGTTTTGGGAGAGTTTACCAAAAGAAAGGAGAGACAATCTGCAATGCTCTCAACAGTGAGGACCTTGATAGAAAAACACTGTACCTTATTTAATGGAATGCCTGTTGGATACTAGGATTGTAGAATTAATTGTTCTGTGTGTTGAGTGTTGTCCTTGTAATAAACAGTCATTGTTGGTCATCAGAACAGATCTCCAGCTCTGTTGTGATTGCTGCTGAGTAAATACGAATGAAATGAGGTTCAGCATGTCCTTAGTCTCGCTCTGTTTTTGTCCAGGTTTAACTCCCATGAGTCAGCAGCCCATGCCATTGTGTCAGTGAATGGCACTTCAATAGAGGGCCACATAGTCAAATGCTACTGGGGTAAAGAGACCCCGGACATGATGAACCCGATGCAGCAGATGCCTATGCCCCAGGTAAGGAAgccatatactgtacatgctgtatAAAGCAAACACCCACTGGTTAATGTCCTCTTGGCAGTCTGTGGGATGAAATAAGCAAGATAGTGCTGCTTGCTATCATCTCACTCATGGCATCAATTCATCAACCccttcatttaatttaattgcaTGTGAGCATTATTTAAAACAGCCAGTGGTAATTCAAGTGCATTGCAATGATGACACTGATCAGGGAGAAAATGGTGCATGTATTTTGCACATAAAGTTCCAGgtgaaaaaagtaataaaataaatatatttcactaTTTCATTGTGGCTGTAAAAGCTGTGCTCTTCCCACTGACATACTCGGGGGGGAAATTGAAGCATTTGTTCTGGCTGAagtggtgtttttaaaaacccaTCATTGCATCACATGATGACCTAATGTTTATCCAGTCAGTTATCCAGGTTATCCAAGTTCCCAGAAGGAAAACCAAGCCATTAACATTCCCTGTATAGATACATATTTGAGTGACAggttaaatatttatatatttaaaattatgTAAGAAAGGAGTACTGGTTaactcaaaagaaaacaaacattttcttttcttggacTTGAGTTTCCTGGTAGTGGAAAAAGTGTTTAATGTCTTCCATGGAAGAACTGCTACCTTATATCATGCTTTAGTCATACTAGTTGGGGCTTCACTGATTCATTTTTTCCAGGGTCTGAAAACCTATAATCATGTGCAGCTCCTTGTTTCAAAATCTcaaacaaccagtgatgaaataatCAGAAATACAGTTTACTGAGGTGCTGGTCTTGAGTAAATTCTGAGTTACTTTAATTGAGTATTTGGATTTTCTGCTACTCTGCCACCGATAATCAGTCCACTGCTAATGCTGATTGTACTCTGTCCTACAGCAGAACAAGATGAGCTTCCCTGCAGCCCAGCCCTATGGCCAGTGGGGCCAATGGTACGGCAATGGACCCCAGATCAGCCAGTACGTCCCAAATGGGTGGCAGGTCCCCACCTACAATGTCTACAGCCAGGCTTGGAACCAGCAGGGCTTCAAGTAAGTAGCACGGTGTGCACAGGGCTCCCCTTCACCGCCTCCTTCTCCGGCACCACCAGAGTACCCCTTCAAGACCGGGGCAGCGAGAGCCAGCTCTGGTCACAGGAGGGGGCCATGACCTCCCTCCTCCAACcccacttcctccctcctccccacgCCAGCCTCTCACCTTGCTCTTCTTAAGAGGATTGAGAAATAAGcacacagacatatacacatacagaaCAATCTGAACTTTAATTTTGTCGTTAAACATGCTTCAGTGTGTCATCGCTGCCCACTGTGCATAGCACATCCTATTAACTTAAAGGTTTTGttccaaaatgtatttgtcacttGATTTATAGGTTCAAAACTGTAGTCTGTTTCCTCGATGATTGTAAGAAAACTGCCCTAAACTAGCTAAAAGCTTATTTCTTTGAATTTCAATACATTGAAAGAGAATTGACTAAAATGACTGATCTAGACAGATACATGCTAAAAGCTCAGAACAAAGATTTCGCTCACTGTCCGAACCTGGGGGATAGATTTTGAACAattcattttcctctttgtaAGATTACCTGCTGTGTTTAAGGACTGTGTTCTTCAAGgctgttcagttgttttgtaTGTCTTCATTCATGTCATAGctttttacattattttcctttttgatttctttctgaTCTATTTTTACATATACTTTGAGGATTTGATCTGTATCTGAATGTCAGTAGGACATGTTAAATATCATTTGTAGGTTGTTAtcaaattttgttttaatttagacAGCCTATGTGCAGTGACGTTTTGTGCAtccaagaaaaataaaggagagGCCATATGTTGTTGACAGTCTAAAATTCTTGGTGACCAGCTGTGTGAATAGGCT is a window from the Acanthopagrus latus isolate v.2019 chromosome 5, fAcaLat1.1, whole genome shotgun sequence genome containing:
- the LOC119019466 gene encoding nucleolysin TIA-1-like isoform X1, giving the protein MEDDQPRTLYVGNLSRDVTEPLILQVFTQIGPCKSCKMIVDTAGNDPYCFVEFYDHRHAAASLAAMNGRKIMGKEVKVNWATTPTSQKKDTSNHFHVFVGDLSPEITTEDVKAAFGPFGRISDARVVKDMATGKSKGYGFVSFFNKWDAENAIQQMGGQWLGGRQIRTNWATRKPPAPKTTYENNSKHLSFDEVVNQSSPSNCTVYCGGVSTGLTEQLMRQTFSPFGQIMEIRVFPDKGYSFVRFNSHESAAHAIVSVNGTSIEGHIVKCYWGKETPDMMNPMQQMPMPQQNKMSFPAAQPYGQWGQWYGNGPQISQYVPNGWQVPTYNVYSQAWNQQGFNHLPASAGWTGMSAISNGGVMEPTQGLNGSMLANQPGMGATGYPTH
- the LOC119019466 gene encoding nucleolysin TIA-1-like isoform X2 gives rise to the protein MIVDTAGNDPYCFVEFYDHRHAAASLAAMNGRKIMGKEVKVNWATTPTSQKKDTSNHFHVFVGDLSPEITTEDVKAAFGPFGRISDARVVKDMATGKSKGYGFVSFFNKWDAENAIQQMGGQWLGGRQIRTNWATRKPPAPKTTYENNSKHLSFDEVVNQSSPSNCTVYCGGVSTGLTEQLMRQTFSPFGQIMEIRVFPDKGYSFVRFNSHESAAHAIVSVNGTSIEGHIVKCYWGKETPDMMNPMQQMPMPQQNKMSFPAAQPYGQWGQWYGNGPQISQYVPNGWQVPTYNVYSQAWNQQGFNHLPASAGWTGMSAISNGGVMEPTQGLNGSMLANQPGMGATGYPTH